In Hyalangium ruber, the genomic window GAGGTCCACGGCGATGTCCTTGATCGCAGGGTCCAGCTTGTCCCAGTCGACGGTGCCGTACTTGGCGACCGTGTCTGTCTTGCTGGAGATGCGCTTCACATCCGCCTCGTACTGGTCATACATCTTGGTGAACAAGTTCTTCTGTGCCAGCGAGGAGATCTCGACGGCTTTGACATCCTCCCTGGCGATGAAGTCGGCGGCCTCCTGGCCGGTCAAGCCCGCTCCCTGGGCGAGGAGCTCGGCATCTGCCTGAGGCACGCCCGCGGTGGTCAGATCGGAGACGATGTCCTCCGTCTCCCGCTCCTTCATGTCGTAACCGCGACCGATGGTGACCCCCGAGGCGCCTCCGGGCCAGTGGGAGACGCGGCTGAAGTAGGCCCCCTTCGTCTCGAGCCCCTCGGCATCGAACGTCAGTTGTCCCTCCGGAACGGTGAAGTCGCTGACGAAAGTCTGCGGCGTGGCGCTCAGAGGGGTGGCCTGAAGGAGCTCAGGCATCGCCGCCACGGCCTGGGCCGGATTGAACGCGGCCGCATCGAGCGTCGCGTTGGCGATGGGCGTGGACGACGTGAGGTTGGACACCCCCGAGAGGTTGGGCATCCCGGAGAGGTTCTTGGCGGGCTCGAACGAGCTCTGCTCGAAGTTCACCGGGGAGGTCGCAACGGCGGCCTGGTCCTTGGCTGCGTCCGTGGCGGCCTTGTTGGCGGTGGTGTTCGAGAGCCCCCGAGTGTTGTCGGCGGAGACCGAGTTCGAAGCAGAGCGGGAGGCAGAGGAGCGCGAAGACGAACCACCGACGGAATCAAGACCCATGGGTAATCTCGGGGGGGCTGAAGTGAGCGATGGTGAGAATGGTACTCCCCGTGTGTGTCCATGTCGAGACAATCCGTATGTGAGCGCTGTCTCTGGATGAGAGGAGGATCGGCAACCACTTTGACACACATTCACCTTCATTTGACGAGGAATGCCGCTTCGCCGACGGCGAAGTGGTCGGGCTCCGCCTCGCCTTGGGCTCTTTCGAGGAAGGCGAGCGCTAGCGGCCGCGCTTCCGGCAGTGGCCGCTCGATTATCTGGGCGCAGCCTGCAAGTTGGATGACATAGGTACCGGCACTGCGGGAGCTGGCCCCGGCGCGGAGGGCCGCTTCCCCACCCCCGATGAGCGCGCGGACGATCGCGGACCCCGCGGCATCAGGCTCGCGGCTCAAGAGTCCTATCAGCGCCTCGGTGAGCCCATATGTCGCGGGCCGTGTGGGGCGCGCCACGAGCCTTGCCGCGATCGGCGCGATGATCTCCGCGCCGCGCTGGGTCAACTCGTAGGTAATGTGAAGGAGCGCCCATTCGCCGAGCGGCTCGAGGTCGAGCGCGTCGAGGAGCTCGTCGAGCGGCGCCAGCGCCGCGTTCCTGCGCGCGGCAGCGCCCTGGTCATCGGCGCTGCGGCCCTCCAGAAGCTCTGTCAGCCTCCTGTCGGGACTCGCGCGCTGGCCGTCGAGGGCGAGGGACTTCGGCGGCCGAAGCTCGGAATCCTTCTTGAGAATGGCGGCACTCACGTCTTCGGAAGGTACGAAGGTGACCCGGCAGCGCACGGGCTTGTCCTCTGAAGATTCGATTTCGGGAGAGGGATTGCGATATTCCATCTCGAAGAGCAGCGCATAGTGACCTTCTGGCAGCTCGATCGGATGCACGCTCGCGTAGTACATGTCGCAGATCTCGATGCCGCCCTTCGCCGCTTCGAACGGAA contains:
- a CDS encoding pesticin C-terminus-like muramidase; this encodes MGLDSVGGSSSRSSASRSASNSVSADNTRGLSNTTANKAATDAAKDQAAVATSPVNFEQSSFEPAKNLSGMPNLSGVSNLTSSTPIANATLDAAAFNPAQAVAAMPELLQATPLSATPQTFVSDFTVPEGQLTFDAEGLETKGAYFSRVSHWPGGASGVTIGRGYDMKERETEDIVSDLTTAGVPQADAELLAQGAGLTGQEAADFIAREDVKAVEISSLAQKNLFTKMYDQYEADVKRISSKTDTVAKYGTVDWDKLDPAIKDIAVDLRYRGDYTTATRKEVQELMVANDLQGLRDLLSDETKMTVDWGVPQDRFERRRDYLQAAVDAQAAVDAQ
- the comJ gene encoding competence protein ComJ, which codes for MATRKKKVAVKRASASKRPKRGSKAKRVILAEFVVSIVQSFVTVSSRWLPYPGHNSWTDQAMRQGFSWRRGNVSFRVNEDAGDVPFEVAMADTLQVSPGAFRAIVVPFEAAKGGIEICDMYYASVHPIELPEGHYALLFEMEYRNPSPEIESSEDKPVRCRVTFVPSEDVSAAILKKDSELRPPKSLALDGQRASPDRRLTELLEGRSADDQGAAARRNAALAPLDELLDALDLEPLGEWALLHITYELTQRGAEIIAPIAARLVARPTRPATYGLTEALIGLLSREPDAAGSAIVRALIGGGEAALRAGASSRSAGTYVIQLAGCAQIIERPLPEARPLALAFLERAQGEAEPDHFAVGEAAFLVK